One Trichosurus vulpecula isolate mTriVul1 chromosome 7, mTriVul1.pri, whole genome shotgun sequence genomic region harbors:
- the LOC118855796 gene encoding cytochrome b-245 chaperone 1: MYMQVETRTGSLLHLKRSPGIRSWSLLVGILSIGLAAAYYSGDNLGWKFFYVTGCLFVAVQNLEDWEEALFDKTTGKITLKTFNLYKKILTASRACHEQVVVGLNDIQDVNVIEEKVRYFGKGYTVVLRFATGFSHPLTQSAVMGHRSDVEVIAKLIINFLELHKPKSPKDLSQSSDTEASDVDDPRQQN, from the exons ATGTATATGCAGGTAGAGACCCGAACTGGCTCCCTTCTTCATCTGAAGAGGTCTCCTGGTATCCGATCCTGGTCTCTTCTTGTAG GGATCTTGTCCATTGGCTTGGCAGCTGCATACTACAGTGGAG ATAATCTAGGCTGGAAATTCTTCTATGTCACAGGGTGTCTATTTGTGGCGGTGCAGAACTTAGAGGACTGGGAG GAAGCCCTATTTGACAAGACTACTGGGAAAATAACCTTGAAAACATTCAACCTCTATAAGAAAATATTGACAGCTTCTAGAGCATGCCATGAACAAG TGGTGGTTGGACTGAATGATATTCAGGATGTGAATGTCATAGAGGAGAAAGTTCGATATTTTGGGAAGGGCTATACAGTGGTACTTCGGTTTGCAACAGGCTTTTCCCATCCTCTTACCCAGAGTGCAGTGATGGGTCATCGGAG TGACGTGGAAGTAATTGCCAAGCTTATCATCAACTTTCTGGAGCTGCACAAGCCAAAGAGCCCCAAAGACTTGTCCCAGAGCAGTGACACTGAGGCCAGTGATGTGGATGACCCCAGGCAGCAGAACTAA